GCCAAAGTCACCGACTCCGATCAGTTCGGCTTGCAGAAAGTAGCTTACGGCAACGGCATTTTTGTAGCCTTGAATACCATATCCAGATCCTGGGCCATTACCATGGCTTATTCCACCGACGGAATGGTATGGACCACTCTTCCGGATCAGCCCACTTCCGACGACCTCCAGTTTCTCAATGACCATTTTGTTACTCTGAGCAGTTCCGGAATGAGCATCTCTTATGACGGGGTGGCCTGGCAGGATATTTCGCAGGGAAGGGGAACCGGCATTGCCTATGGCAACGGAATGTACATGATACCCGACCGGGGGGATTATACGTCACCTACCCGCGCGAGGTATTCCACGGATCTGGAACGGAATATTTCCAATATCTACCGCATCGCTTCCGCTGACCCCGATATTTCGCGTGGCAATATCAGAGGGGTTGCCGCCGGAGAGGAAGGTTTTGTCCTGGCCGGTGATGTCGGGATTTTTTACGCGCCCTACGAACATGCCGGCGGATACCCCGCCATAACCGGGCCGGATATCGTCGATCTTGTGATAAACCAGCCTTTTGAACATACCGTACATACAATCGGATTCAACCCCGACCGGCTCAGAACAAATCTGGAAGTTGGTGTTGACCTCCCGCCGGGGGTTACCAGAAATACGACCAGCTGGGGGGTACCGCTTACGGAGGAAGCACCGCACATCTCCGGAGTTCCTGCTGAAACGGGAGATTGGCCTGTAATTCTCTATGCCTATGAAGACGGGCTTGGGGAAATGGGGCTCTATGCCAAAAGAAAGGTTGTTTTCCGGGTCGTGGAACCTGCCGATGACGACGAGGATGAGGATGAGCAGTTGGTCCTTCAGTCACCCGATTTGCTGCAGCCGGAGCATGAATCCATCGACCAGGGTACAAACGTAACCTTTACATGGTCGCCTGTGCTGCATGCCGCAGATTATGAACTTCAGATTTCGACCAGTGCCTCTTTTGAATCCCTGATCGGTCTGGATCCGGCCGGTGCGGAAGTGATCGCCTCCGATTCTCCGAAGCAAGCCGGAGGGCTGCCGGAATCCGCCGGATGGATGGTTGCCAAAACCGTCGAAATACCCGATTATGATACCCGATATTACTGGCAGGTCAGAGCGGCAGCCGGAGATGTTTTCAGCGATTGGAGTGAAACCCGCAGTTTTACTACGGCCGGACCGCCCATTACAGCTACGGTGACTCCCGCAGCTCCGGCCAATGAAATGGTTGATGCCCCACTGCCTGCCGTGATCGAATGGAATGCATTTGACCGGGCCGGCACCTATGACCTGCATGTATCGGAAGCATCGTCTTTTGAATACGCCTATGCCGTTTACGAATTTGATGGTACCCGTTATGAACTCCCGGATCTTAAAGACGCCACCGCTTACTTCTGGAGAGTTCGTGCCAGGGTGGATGATCATGTGACCGGCTGGTCTCCTGTATGGAGCTTTACGACCGAATTGCGCGTTCCCGAAACACCTTACTGGGAGCCATGCAACGGCGAGGATAACGTGTCACTTACACCGTTGCTGGTATGGAGCGCTTCGGATCGCGCGGAAACGTACCATTTGCAGCTTTCGGATGATGTGAATTTCAACCATCAGGTGCTGGATATGGAATCCATCGAGGGTCTGGAACATCAGGTGACCGGGGAACTGGCGGAAGGCACCACCTATTATTGGCGCATCCGGGCCGCAAACCGCAGTGGCTACAGCAACTGGTCTGATGTTCGCCATTTTACAACATTTATGCCGGTCGCCTCGGACCCGGAGCCTGCACCAATGGACTTCAAACTCTATCAGAA
The Balneolales bacterium ANBcel1 DNA segment above includes these coding regions:
- a CDS encoding T9SS type A sorting domain-containing protein produces the protein MKLFVLFFLITTTSADPAYFEQVQTRAELGADIQDVAYGNGVFVAVEREGSGDPPGIYVSEDGRNWSLTHELEDATIQGVTFLEGTFYVFGKWRDVEDMWMPEYSTIWTSANGIGWSEAFSEIVDGNTQFGVMDITYGDGAFVAAINEHLYISTGGIGSFAKVTDSDQFGLQKVAYGNGIFVALNTISRSWAITMAYSTDGMVWTTLPDQPTSDDLQFLNDHFVTLSSSGMSISYDGVAWQDISQGRGTGIAYGNGMYMIPDRGDYTSPTRARYSTDLERNISNIYRIASADPDISRGNIRGVAAGEEGFVLAGDVGIFYAPYEHAGGYPAITGPDIVDLVINQPFEHTVHTIGFNPDRLRTNLEVGVDLPPGVTRNTTSWGVPLTEEAPHISGVPAETGDWPVILYAYEDGLGEMGLYAKRKVVFRVVEPADDDEDEDEQLVLQSPDLLQPEHESIDQGTNVTFTWSPVLHAADYELQISTSASFESLIGLDPAGAEVIASDSPKQAGGLPESAGWMVAKTVEIPDYDTRYYWQVRAAAGDVFSDWSETRSFTTAGPPITATVTPAAPANEMVDAPLPAVIEWNAFDRAGTYDLHVSEASSFEYAYAVYEFDGTRYELPDLKDATAYFWRVRARVDDHVTGWSPVWSFTTELRVPETPYWEPCNGEDNVSLTPLLVWSASDRAETYHLQLSDDVNFNHQVLDMESIEGLEHQVTGELAEGTTYYWRIRAANRSGYSNWSDVRHFTTFMPVASDPEPAPMDFKLYQNYPNPFNPITRIQYSIPEQVRVKLYVYNTLGRRVATLVDDIKPPGIYSEMFDAGNRPSGIYLLHLQAGPHHETLQMTLLK